Proteins found in one Pelotomaculum isophthalicicum JI genomic segment:
- a CDS encoding SIR2 family NAD-dependent protein deacylase, translating to MKYEEKINAFVNLLKGSSRTFALTGAGISTESGIPDYRSPGTGLWNKFDPMKVACTSALRRDPAAFYQNNLKRWITYSGAEPNPAHYALAKLEREGFLIGVITQNIDGLHRKAGSQKVWEVHGHLRTCHCFDCKNSYPFEYLINQFDAGKNPPRCDKCNGVLRPDIVLFEDSMGDDYFQATKAISGCQLLIVVGSSLQVYPVASLPDYARQLVIINQDDTPRDSQADLVIHEKSGQVFIDTLAALGLKKEL from the coding sequence ATGAAATACGAAGAAAAAATTAATGCATTTGTTAATCTGTTAAAAGGGTCTTCCCGCACCTTCGCATTGACTGGCGCCGGGATCAGTACGGAGAGCGGCATACCGGATTACCGCAGTCCAGGAACAGGTCTGTGGAATAAGTTCGACCCGATGAAAGTTGCCTGTACTTCAGCACTACGACGTGATCCGGCGGCATTTTACCAAAATAACTTAAAACGGTGGATAACATATTCAGGAGCTGAACCTAACCCGGCGCATTATGCCCTGGCTAAATTGGAACGGGAAGGTTTCTTGATTGGGGTAATCACTCAGAACATTGACGGGCTGCATCGCAAGGCCGGCTCGCAAAAAGTATGGGAAGTGCATGGCCATCTACGCACCTGCCATTGTTTTGATTGCAAAAATAGTTACCCTTTTGAATATTTAATCAACCAATTTGATGCCGGGAAAAACCCGCCCCGCTGTGATAAGTGCAACGGTGTATTGCGCCCTGATATTGTTCTTTTCGAGGATTCGATGGGTGATGACTATTTTCAGGCGACGAAAGCTATTTCAGGCTGCCAGCTTCTTATCGTTGTCGGAAGCAGTCTGCAGGTCTATCCGGTTGCTTCGCTCCCGGACTACGCCAGACAACTGGTAATCATCAATCAGGACGACACCCCCAGGGACAGCCAGGCGGATCTGGTTATTCATGAGAAATCCGGACAAGTATTTATAGACACACTGGCGGCGCTGGGGTTGAAAAAGGAATTGTAA
- a CDS encoding restriction endonuclease, translated as MLYNKKEPKEDTRSVLGRRFDRLCGLFLLWLVNFLFVASLVEKLLTALMFSIPLLVLEAVALRIFLNIIGRKRQQQRRFWLAGKKFIEDISKINSRNEFILTVLELFAKIPEFQTLSLNTSRKCDDNDKEKGIDLIGIYQGVPVAILCMRTEGGNRINQSDIRTFAGALSHGGYKNGLFVTTGEYAPGLTRIIKEISRKGINIKLIDRSGMMNLALRAGLGGLQEKDATPGVSFPAVNDKRTIFILIWNSVFRFEKAKSYFLFGLMLYGGHLLMRGTSFLSLFYLSFALLNILMGAVCLYLGRNVVGNDPLKGFEPDKR; from the coding sequence ATGCTCTATAATAAAAAAGAGCCGAAGGAAGATACAAGAAGTGTTTTAGGGCGCCGATTTGATCGATTATGCGGGCTTTTTCTTTTATGGTTGGTAAACTTTCTTTTTGTTGCAAGTCTTGTAGAAAAGCTGCTTACTGCTTTGATGTTTTCTATCCCGCTTCTAGTTTTGGAAGCTGTGGCGCTGCGGATATTTTTAAATATTATTGGGCGCAAGCGGCAACAGCAGAGAAGGTTTTGGCTGGCCGGCAAAAAGTTTATTGAAGATATCTCGAAAATCAATTCACGGAACGAATTTATACTTACAGTGCTGGAGTTATTTGCAAAAATACCTGAATTTCAGACTTTGAGTTTAAATACATCGAGAAAGTGCGATGACAATGATAAAGAAAAAGGAATTGATCTAATCGGTATTTATCAGGGTGTGCCAGTAGCAATCCTGTGTATGCGCACAGAGGGGGGTAATAGAATAAATCAATCTGATATCCGGACATTTGCCGGCGCGCTGAGCCATGGGGGTTATAAAAACGGCTTATTTGTTACAACCGGGGAATACGCGCCTGGTTTGACACGTATAATCAAAGAAATATCCCGTAAAGGTATCAATATAAAATTGATAGACCGGTCAGGGATGATGAATTTAGCTCTGCGAGCAGGCTTAGGAGGATTGCAGGAAAAAGATGCAACCCCCGGGGTATCTTTTCCGGCAGTGAATGATAAGCGGACAATATTTATCTTGATATGGAATTCTGTTTTTCGTTTCGAAAAGGCAAAGAGCTACTTTTTATTTGGACTGATGTTATATGGAGGGCATTTATTGATGCGCGGCACATCTTTTCTTAGTTTGTTTTACCTGTCTTTTGCGCTGTTAAATATCTTAATGGGTGCCGTATGCCTTTATTTAGGCAGGAATGTTGTGGGAAATGACCCTCTAAAAGGTTTTGAGCCGGACAAGCGATAA
- the thrC gene encoding threonine synthase: MLYESTRGQFKKILSAEAIKLGISPDGGLFVPCEIPMISINRLKEMTNQDYQARAAVILKEYLTDYSEEEIDECVSLSYNQEKFDSPAIAPVRQLDDSLYILELWHGPTCAFKDMALQILPHLLTKAAVKTGDISTIVILVATSGDTGKAALEGFKDVPRTRIIVFYPEQGVSAMQQLQMITQEGNNVDVVAVRGNFDDAQNGVKDIFGNTGFNQDLHRKNYRLSSANSINWGRLVPQVAYYFSAYLDLVAKGNVTLGEKINFVVPTGNFGNILSAYYALEMGLPISRLICASNANNVLTDFIRTGVYNRKRQFRKTISPSMDILISSNLERLLYHLNGRDHTKTSEWMASLKDSEKYHVDELTFARIDRLFWSGFANDSETIETIRSIFQKYSYVIDTHTGVGINVYKKYLKATGDKTKTIIASTASPFKFNTSVVQAVLGDDAVQNKNEFELLEMLSVLSGNEIPFGLKDLDKKTILHRRTVSKNNMRDEVNNILQSAN, translated from the coding sequence ATGCTATACGAAAGCACCAGGGGCCAGTTCAAAAAGATTTTATCAGCTGAAGCAATCAAACTTGGTATTTCACCTGATGGAGGGTTATTCGTTCCTTGTGAAATACCAATGATCTCCATTAACAGGTTAAAGGAAATGACCAATCAGGACTATCAAGCCCGGGCAGCTGTTATTTTAAAAGAGTACCTCACAGATTATAGTGAAGAAGAAATAGATGAGTGTGTTTCATTATCATATAACCAGGAGAAGTTCGATTCGCCAGCTATTGCTCCGGTTCGCCAATTAGACGATTCTCTCTATATTTTAGAGTTGTGGCATGGTCCTACTTGCGCTTTCAAGGACATGGCCCTGCAAATTCTGCCCCATTTATTGACTAAAGCAGCGGTCAAGACTGGTGATATCTCAACCATTGTGATTCTTGTCGCTACTTCTGGCGACACGGGCAAGGCTGCCCTGGAAGGCTTTAAAGACGTACCGCGCACAAGGATTATTGTTTTTTACCCGGAACAAGGAGTAAGCGCAATGCAGCAACTGCAGATGATTACTCAGGAAGGCAACAATGTGGATGTAGTGGCCGTACGGGGCAACTTTGACGACGCACAAAACGGAGTTAAAGATATTTTTGGAAACACCGGGTTCAACCAGGATTTGCACAGGAAAAACTACCGTCTTTCTTCTGCCAACTCAATTAACTGGGGACGCTTGGTGCCACAGGTTGCATATTATTTTTCAGCTTACCTGGACCTGGTAGCCAAAGGAAATGTGACCCTGGGAGAAAAAATAAACTTCGTGGTGCCGACAGGTAATTTCGGCAATATTTTATCTGCCTATTACGCTTTGGAGATGGGCTTGCCAATAAGCAGGCTAATTTGCGCTTCCAATGCCAACAATGTCCTCACCGATTTCATTAGGACCGGTGTATATAACCGTAAACGGCAGTTCCGGAAGACTATTTCGCCCTCGATGGATATCCTTATCTCCAGTAATCTGGAGCGTCTGCTATATCATCTGAACGGTCGCGACCACACCAAAACCAGTGAATGGATGGCTAGTTTAAAAGATTCGGAGAAATACCATGTTGATGAGCTGACCTTCGCACGGATAGATAGACTTTTTTGGTCCGGATTTGCAAATGACAGCGAAACGATAGAAACAATTCGCTCAATATTTCAAAAATACAGTTACGTAATAGATACTCATACCGGTGTGGGCATAAATGTATATAAGAAATACCTTAAAGCCACAGGCGATAAAACAAAAACAATTATAGCATCAACAGCCAGTCCTTTTAAATTCAACACAAGCGTAGTCCAGGCCGTCCTGGGAGATGACGCGGTACAGAATAAAAACGAGTTTGAACTGTTGGAAATGCTCTCTGTTTTGAGCGGTAATGAAATCCCATTTGGGCTCAAAGACCTTGACAAGAAAACCATACTACACCGAAGAACGGTATCAAAAAATAATATGCGTGATGAAGTCAATAATATCTTGCAATCAGCCAATTAG
- a CDS encoding polysaccharide deacetylase family protein has translation MFYKCSITLLIGLIFLANCANTPLVAIVSQTGNSDSAEASNQPLTPVQVPTDPQTAGKSQTEPAKYVYLTFDDGPNSYYTGIILDILKKYGVKASFCVIGNNIEKNPEVLKRIVNEGHGVVNHTYCHDYDKIYASPKAYLGDLQKCNQAIVSLTGKNVRVYRAPGGDPKLNKETYNLLSREGYTSLGWNVTSADTDPNGATPEQIYGNVANGVVKMEKMNKAPIILMHDGTEINRSLSSPGTATLNYIKNRESDVAALPKIIEFLQAKGYSFAVVDEKTPPAW, from the coding sequence ATGTTTTATAAATGTTCCATTACATTGCTTATTGGTTTAATATTCCTGGCTAATTGCGCAAATACTCCACTGGTTGCCATAGTTAGTCAAACAGGTAATTCAGACAGTGCTGAAGCGTCGAATCAACCCTTAACTCCTGTTCAAGTCCCAACCGATCCGCAAACTGCCGGCAAATCGCAGACTGAACCTGCAAAATACGTCTATCTTACTTTCGATGACGGGCCCAATTCGTATTATACAGGCATAATTTTAGACATTTTAAAGAAATATGGTGTAAAGGCAAGCTTTTGTGTCATCGGCAACAACATTGAGAAAAATCCTGAAGTATTAAAAAGAATTGTCAATGAAGGACATGGTGTGGTCAACCACACCTATTGCCATGATTACGATAAAATTTATGCCAGTCCCAAAGCCTACCTGGGAGATCTACAAAAGTGCAACCAGGCAATCGTCTCGTTAACAGGAAAAAATGTTAGAGTGTACCGCGCTCCCGGCGGTGATCCTAAATTAAATAAAGAAACTTATAATCTGCTAAGCAGAGAAGGTTATACCTCGCTTGGCTGGAATGTTACCTCCGCAGATACCGATCCCAACGGCGCAACACCGGAGCAAATTTACGGCAATGTTGCAAATGGGGTTGTTAAAATGGAAAAAATGAATAAGGCGCCAATTATCCTTATGCATGACGGTACCGAAATCAATCGCAGTTTAAGTTCGCCCGGAACAGCGACGCTTAATTACATAAAGAACCGCGAAAGCGATGTCGCGGCTCTGCCCAAAATAATTGAGTTTTTACAAGCAAAGGGTTACTCCTTTGCTGTCGTTGACGAAAAAACACCGCCGGCTTGGTAA